In Paraburkholderia bryophila, a single genomic region encodes these proteins:
- a CDS encoding LysR substrate-binding domain-containing protein, translating into MEIKWIEDFIALARYQSFSRAAEFRSVTQSGFSRRIQSLEQWVGADLIDRSSFPPTLTPAGRLFREAAEDILEKLFDTRAIIRTEQRMAGKGLQIAAGHTIALSFLPAWLKALTAHVGEVRARVIPTNVHDSILMLVNGNCELMFAYHHPELPLHLDPVRYQHLTVGVDTFMPVCRPNERLAPAFRLPGTANRPLPLISYTETSYFGRCLALLLGRASAAPVLQLHYESDMAEVLKKLVMEGEGLAWLPKSSITTELESGELVPAGRAEWHLEVELRVYRDASNRSEFLETLWGHIRAASQPS; encoded by the coding sequence ATGGAAATCAAGTGGATCGAAGACTTCATCGCGCTTGCCCGCTATCAAAGCTTCTCCCGGGCAGCGGAATTTCGAAGCGTGACGCAGTCCGGCTTCAGCCGACGCATTCAGTCACTTGAACAATGGGTGGGCGCCGATCTGATCGACCGGAGCAGTTTTCCGCCGACGCTCACGCCGGCAGGCCGTCTGTTCCGCGAAGCCGCCGAAGACATCCTGGAGAAGCTTTTCGACACCCGCGCGATTATCCGCACCGAGCAGAGAATGGCCGGCAAAGGTCTACAGATCGCAGCCGGCCACACCATCGCGCTGAGCTTTCTGCCCGCCTGGTTGAAGGCACTGACCGCGCATGTCGGCGAGGTGCGCGCGCGGGTGATTCCGACCAACGTGCACGACTCGATTCTGATGCTCGTCAACGGCAACTGCGAGCTGATGTTTGCGTATCACCATCCGGAGTTGCCGCTGCATCTCGATCCGGTGCGTTACCAGCATCTGACGGTCGGCGTCGATACGTTCATGCCGGTGTGCCGGCCCAATGAGCGCCTCGCGCCCGCATTCCGCTTACCCGGCACCGCGAACCGTCCGCTGCCGCTCATCTCGTACACGGAAACCAGCTACTTCGGCCGCTGCCTCGCGCTGCTTCTCGGTCGCGCCAGCGCTGCGCCGGTGCTGCAACTGCATTACGAATCGGACATGGCCGAAGTGCTGAAGAAACTCGTGATGGAAGGCGAGGGTTTGGCGTGGCTGCCCAAAAGCTCGATCACGACCGAACTCGAATCCGGCGAGCTGGTTCCCGCCGGACGCGCCGAATGGCATCTCGAAGTCGAATTGCGCGTGTACCGCGACGCGTCGAATCGCAGCGAGTTTCTGGAGACGCTGTGGGGGCACATTCGCGCGGCGAGCCAGCCTTCGTGA
- a CDS encoding dicarboxylate/amino acid:cation symporter: protein MKNRLTLYIFVGMVLGVIVGYLCHRSVANADEAKAVAGYFSIITDIFLRLVKMIIAPLVFATLVSGLAGMAGTSDVRRIGFRSVGWFLCASLLSLALGLVLANVFHPGAGLNLVQTSADVSTGLNTAGLNFKDFVTHAFPTSIIDAMARNDILQILVFSVLFGVVLSVIKSDPRVAPLVAGVDALVPAMLKLTDYVMRLAPIGVFGALASAITVHGLDVLTTYGKLIGSFYVGLVLLWTLLVAVGYLFLGKQIWVLLKAIREPAMLAFSTASSEAAYPRLTEKLEEFGVDKKVVGFTLPLGYAFNLDGSMMYQAFAAIFIAQAFGIDMPLGTQIMMLLVLMVSSKGMAGVARGSVVVVAAVAPMFHLPPSGVVLILAIDQILDMGRTATNVIGNSIATAVIAKWESKRALKQGTVAVADEPAFVQLQGEMK, encoded by the coding sequence ATGAAGAATCGCCTCACTCTCTACATCTTTGTCGGCATGGTGCTCGGCGTTATCGTCGGGTACCTCTGTCACCGCTCGGTGGCGAATGCCGACGAAGCGAAGGCCGTTGCCGGCTACTTCTCGATCATCACCGACATCTTTCTTCGCCTCGTGAAGATGATCATCGCGCCGCTGGTGTTCGCGACGCTCGTCTCGGGACTCGCGGGCATGGCGGGGACCAGCGACGTGCGCCGCATCGGCTTCCGCTCGGTGGGATGGTTCCTGTGCGCGTCGCTGCTGTCGCTCGCGCTCGGCCTGGTGCTGGCGAACGTCTTCCATCCCGGCGCGGGGCTCAATCTGGTGCAGACCAGCGCCGACGTCAGCACCGGGCTGAATACCGCCGGTCTGAACTTCAAGGATTTCGTCACTCACGCGTTTCCGACCAGCATCATCGACGCGATGGCCCGCAACGACATTCTGCAGATTCTCGTGTTCTCCGTGCTGTTCGGCGTGGTGCTGAGCGTGATCAAGAGCGACCCGCGTGTCGCGCCGCTGGTGGCCGGCGTCGATGCGCTCGTACCCGCCATGCTGAAGCTGACCGACTATGTGATGCGCCTTGCGCCGATCGGCGTGTTCGGCGCGCTGGCCTCGGCGATCACCGTGCACGGGCTGGACGTGTTGACCACCTACGGCAAGCTGATCGGCAGCTTCTACGTGGGCCTCGTCTTGCTGTGGACGCTGCTCGTGGCGGTCGGCTATCTCTTTCTCGGCAAGCAGATCTGGGTGCTGCTGAAGGCGATTCGCGAACCCGCCATGCTCGCGTTTTCGACCGCGAGTAGCGAAGCGGCGTACCCGCGTTTGACGGAAAAACTCGAGGAATTCGGCGTCGACAAGAAGGTGGTCGGCTTCACGCTGCCGCTCGGCTACGCGTTCAATCTCGACGGCTCGATGATGTACCAGGCGTTCGCGGCGATTTTCATCGCGCAGGCTTTCGGCATCGATATGCCGCTGGGCACGCAGATCATGATGCTGCTCGTGTTGATGGTGAGCAGCAAGGGCATGGCGGGCGTCGCGCGTGGTTCCGTGGTGGTTGTCGCGGCGGTGGCGCCGATGTTCCACCTGCCGCCTTCCGGCGTCGTGCTGATCCTTGCGATCGACCAGATTCTCGACATGGGGCGAACCGCCACCAACGTGATCGGCAACAGCATCGCGACGGCGGTGATTGCGAAGTGGGAAAGCAAACGTGCGCTCAAGCAGGGGACAGTGGCTGTCGCGGACGAACCGGCTTTCGTGCAATTGCAAGGCGAGATGAAATGA